The bacterium DNA window CATGGAACGGCAAGGATTCCGATGGCAAATATGTTCCCATGGGAAATTATACCTATTATATCTGGGCATATGACAATGTATCGGCTAAAATTCCCATGTCCCGTCAGATCGAAATGTATGCATGGGCCAAAAACACCATAGTGACGCAAGATCAGGACGGCAAGGCGCTGAACAACCCCATCGTATACCAGGGGCAGCACGATAACAACAGCAGTACCGACGAAACGAAGCACAACAATATCAAATGGGTTGTAGGAAACGATCCGGGTGACAAGGGACTTATCGAAACCTGCACATCGTCGGAATGGAATGATGCGGGCGGTCTCGCTTTTCTGCCCGGTAACTACAATTTTTTCTTTAAATGTTCCGAAAACAACAAAAGCATGAAAGTAATCCGTAAGTGGGAGTGGATACCGAACGGTGAGGCCATTCTCCAGACAGCATGGGGCGATCAGGGAGAATTCCGGTATTCCGAAACCATGCCTCCGGGATGGGACAGCGGCCCCGGGATTATCATCAAGGATGACTTCATGATCACGGTCAACGGTGACGAGTCCGGTGCGGGGGTCGAATCGGAGGTTATCTATGTCGATCTCGCCGATGGGACAGAAATCAAGAGGCTTGACATATCCGAATGGTATATCAGCATCGAGGACGCCGAGGCTGGCGGCCAGTCGAACGCCGGACCCAACGGGTGGCAGATCCGGGGCAATAAGGTCGTGACGAACGCCTTCTGCTCCTGTATGAACCTCATGTTCGATATTTTGTACGAGGACGAGGGCGATGCGGTACTGTGGGCGAACGACAACGGCGACTATACCGGCGACCATAATTTCGAAGCCGATTCCGCGAAACCATGGGTTTGCAACGATTACAATGTCGGCCCGTACAAGTACAACATAGCGATGGATGAAAACCTGTTTTCGGTGTTTCCCTCATTCGACCTGGGCGCGGTATCGTTCGGTCTTTTTGCTCCCGACGGGACCGGTCTCGGGTATCATGCGTTCGCGAGTGAAACCGCAGGGTACAAATCGGGTATCGAGGTCATCGATTACGGTTCATCGTACGACGGTTATTACACGTCCAATTATTCATCCGATACAGACCAGTTCGGATGGTTCTTCGTCGGACATGATTCGATCAAAGGTATCATAACCGTTGCCGTCTCGGTGGATGAAAACACTCCCGCCGGTTTCTCGGTGGCGCAGAATACACCGAATCCGTTCAATCCGTCGACGACGATCTCCTTCACCATTCCCGAAACGGGGAACGTTAAAATCGACGTTTATAATGCAGCCGGACAGAAGGTAGATACAATCACTCAGGGATACATGACAGCCGGCAGTCACAGCGTTGTATGGAACGCTTCGGATTTTTCGGCCGGTGTATACTTCGGCACGGTTACATACGGCAATTTGTCACAAACGGTAAAGATGATACTGGTCAAGTAATTTTCCTCTGCCATCCATGATAGAGGACTCAGTGAAGGCCCGGTACTATCCCCGCCGGGCCTTTTTAAATTCGGCATTTGACACTTTTACGGAAGTTCATGGTATACAAAGTTGCGATTGTTGATATGAAAATTCAGACGTTTATATTTTTATGGTTTAGACCCTGAAACGAGTTCAGGGTGACGTGTATACGACCACGTTGTCATGCTGAACCTGTTTCAGCATCTATCATCAATGATCCATGATATTTACCTGTATGACCGCACCGTGATATTACCATAAGAAACGAGGAAATCAGGTGGTCAGCCACGGAAGCATGAAAGAGTATTTCAAATACGACATCTTTGCATTTATGTTCGGATTCGGCGGCAGCGTCAACGGCTCCATGACGTATTATCTGGGAATTCCGGTTGCCTATCTCACGTATATCGGCGCCAGTGTCACCCAGATCGGTTCGCTGACGGCAATTCTGTGGGCAGGCTTTTCGATACCGCAGCTCTGGGCCGCTTACGCAACCGAAACAAAACCGATCAAGAAACGCTTCATGGCATCCGCAATCATTCTCTCAGGCCTGACATGGCTCATAATCGGAATGCATATTTTATTCTTCGGCGGGCGGATGCCGGTTTTTTCAGTATGGCTGTTCCTTATTCTTTTTGCCTGGGCGGTTTCACTCGTCGGCATGTTCATGCCCGCGAACTTTTCCCTCATCTACAAGATTACACCAACCGAAAGGCTCGGACATCTTATCGGGATTCTCTTCGCCGTGCAGTTCCTCGGAACATTCGTCGGGGGATTCGCGATTAATTACATCAATAACACGTTTAACGAACCGGTCAATTATGCCGTGCTTTTCCTTCTGACATTCGTCATTTCAACGGGAATCGCGTTTCTTCTGCTCCGGATCAACGAGCCTGAAAGCGAGCAGATCAAGGCAGAGCCCTCTTTCGGCGTATATCTGGGAAAGTGCCTCACCGTCCTGAAAACAGACCGGCTGTTTACGAAATTTCTTGTTGCAAAATGGCTCATGAGCGGGCATTATGTCATGATGGCGTTCATTCTTGTCTATCTAATACGGGAACGGGGATTCGATCCGCTCGATGCCGGGTGGTTCAGCTCGCTCTATGCGCTCGGTCTCGCTCTCGCCGGTTTTACCATCACGAAAATCTCGGATATGTATGGACCCAGATACATGCTCGTTACCTCTCAGGTAATTGCGGTTATCTATACCGCGATGATCTGGCTGGCACCGTCAGGGAGTACGGTGCTTGTTTTCGCGGCGTTTATCATAACGGGCATATCTGAAATGTCCGATAATGTCGGATATACCAACATGTGCCTTTTCTGTTGTCCTTCCGAGGACAAATCAACCTATGTCGCCGTGACGAATGTCGGTGTCATTCCCTTCATGGTCATTCTTCCCATCGCGATGGGCTGGCTGATCGATCGGGGTATCCTTTCTTACGGGAACATGTTCGCCCTGGCGATGGGTATGATGATTGCGGCTATCGTCTATATCCTTGCAGTCGTCAGAAATCCGCAGGGATACACCGATATGAAAGCCGCCGCTGCGGACACCCGGAAATAAATGATTTCCGGCTGTGGGATACTTCACCCATGGCATATGAACCGAAAGTTGCTTACATTATGAATATAATCCCAACAGAACAATAAAGTCTTGCATCAAGGAGTGTTACCATGCCAAAAAGGATTTCGAGGCGGACGTTCCTTTCCACAACTTCCGTTTCCGCTCTCGCCGCGGGCGCTTCTATGATAACACAAGCGCCGGAATCGCGGGCGCTGCCAGGATTTGCGGATGATTTTACTCCGCAGGTAAAACCTTTCATGGACCAGTACTATGACGGGATCATGAACATCGTCAGTGGAATCCGGGACACACAGGTGGACAATATCGCCCGGGCCATGGAGAAGGCATACGAGCTGAAACGCAGCGGCGGGACAATCTATTCGAATGTCGTTTTCGGTCATTTTGCCGCTTATGCGGGCAGCCAGGACCGTCCCGGACAGCCCTGGGTGCTGCCTCAGTACTATTCCCTCATGAAGGGCCCCTTCGATGCGATGAAAAAGGGCGACTTTCTCCTCACCAATAATGTGAACATGGACATGACCGGGGAATTATACAAAGAAAGCGATGACTGGAAAAAAGCCCATGAACGCGGTGTTTTTATTGCCGGTGTAACCAACAATTACTTCAAGTTTTCAAAGACTCCTCCGGGCGTGTTTTATCCGGAGAGAATGGTGCTGTCGCTCGAAGAGATTTCGGACATGATCATCGATAGTCAGATATCATGGGAGAACGGCCTCGTCTCCGCTCCGCAAAATCCACGGTTTAAAATATGCCCGTCGACCGGAATCGCCCAGTATGCCGTATACTGGTCATGTACGGCATCGCTGGCGAACCTGATCGGTACAAAGGGAAAAGGATCGGGCACACAACCGGCAAAACAGTACCTCGAAAAAGCCTGCGAACGTTTCGAGATGATCGGCTCCGACCGCCCGAAAATCGACCGTATCGCGGAAAAATGGGCCGACCTCGTGCTTGGCAGGCATGCACGGCTTTTCGTCTACGGGGAACCGTTCAGGACTGAAAACGGGCCCACCGGAAACATGTTCGTTTCGGATGCAGCCGGCGCAGCGAACGGTTCCATGATAGCCCGTGGGTACGGCAACGATGTCCGGGATGGCGATATCGTGCTTATCGGGTCGGTGAGGTCGAACCAGCCGCAGGAAATCGAAGTCGCCCGTACGGCACGGAGCAAGGGCGCTTTCACGGTGGCGTTCTGCCCGTACTCGACGGATGGTGACTCATCCGGCGTTCGTCTCTTCAAAGAGGTCGATGAGGCGTTCAACACATACTGTGATGAACGTGCTGGAGTGATCGCCGTGGAAGGATTCCCGGAAAAGGTATCTCCGCTTACCGGGCTCACCGGCAATCTCGTTCACTGGATGCTTACCGCTCAGTGGGCCGACCACATGGCGCGCCGCGGGGAAATGCCCTATTTCTGGCAGGGTATTCATGAAATCGGAGGCATGGAATACGACAACGCCGTGAGACCGTACTTTCAGAAGCGGGGTTACTGAAATAAGCGAACTCGGTATAATCCGGTCATTCACACAATTATATTGGCCACGGATTAACACGGATTACACGGATATGTTTTATTGCAATGGCATTGACAATCCAAATACTATGGTTATTCGATCAGCTCTGTTTATTGTACGAATATTGTCATTCCCGGAAACGAAGTGAACCGGGAATCCAGTATCAATATCGTCATGTCATAAACACTGTATAATGGATTCCCGTTTTCACGGGAATGACACTTTTACGTTTATAAATATTTCATTCGCACGTTTTATGCACTGATTGAATAGCCAGATACAAACAATTACTTTAAAAAGTGCTAACATTAAGTAATTTAATATGTTATATTACTTAATGACTATACAGCTTTGCGTTATTATTAATAAACCGGGACAGGTGAATATACCCTGAGAATAAACGATGTTAATCTCATGATCGTTTATATCCCGGAAATTACAACACAAGGAGGAATCAATCGATGATATACGATGTTCATACCCATTTCTGGCAGCCTCATGAACTCGGTCCCCAGGTCGAGGCCGACGCTATTCGCGCGGGCGGGGTCTCCATTGACCACGGCATGACCAGCGAATCACACCTCGAAGCAACAAAGGCGGCTGACAAATGTATTGTTTTCGGCCTTCGCGCGAAAAAAACCGGTTACAATATTCCCAACGACTCGGTGAAGGCGCAGGTGGACAAGGCGCCCGAACGGCTGGTGTTTTTCACGAGCGTCGATCCCTCCGAAAACAATTTCATGGAGGAGCTCGAGCGTACCCATCAGGACATGGGCGCCAAAGGAATCAAGCTCGGCCCGATATATCAGGGTGTCCATCCGCTCGATGAACGGTATCGCCGTATTTATGCATACGCCCAGCGTCACGGGCTTCCGATTCTCACGCACATGGCAACGACGTTTGCGAGCGGGGTTCCGCTCGAATATGCCAATCCCGTACATATGAGCCAGGTGGCGATCGACTATCCGGAGCTCAACATCATTCTGGCGCACATGGGGCACCCGTGGATCGGTGAAACGGTCGCTGCAATCCGCAAGGAACCGAATCTGTATGCGGACATCTCGGCTCTCTATTACCGTCCCTGGCAATTTTACAATGCCCTCATGCTGCTCGTCGAATACGGGACATGGAAAAAAGTCTTCTTCGGCAGCGATTATCCCTGCGCATCGGTGGCCGATTCCATCAAAGGGCTGCTGAACGCCAATCACATCGTCGAGAAAACGGGACTGCCGAAGATTTCCCGTGAAATTCTCGAAAGTATTCTGAACCGTGACGCTTTCACTATTCTGGGAATTGAATAGAATCCATATAAGGAGACTGTATGGCGGAAACCATGAACAAACCGCTTCTGATGATTCCGGGGCCGATCGATCCGCCCGATGAGGTTCTGCGGCGTTGCGGTTTGCCGGTATTTCCTCATTACGAGGGCGATTTCCCGGCCTTTTTCGATAGACTGGTCACTAAAATGAAGACTGTATTCGGCCTGGAGGATGGCGATGTCTTCATTCCCTGCGGCAGCGGGACTACAGCGGTCAACATGATGCTGGCCAGCCTCTGTACGCCCGATGACAGCGTGCTGCTCATGCATAACGGGAGTTTCGGCTCCTACGCGGAACGGAATCTGACCAGCCTCGCGATTCCGTATGCGTGCGTGTACGGTCCATGGGGACATGTGGTGGATCCCGATGATGTCCGCAGGGAAATGAAGCGCAATCATCATAATATCATATACCTTACGCATAATGAGAGCTCGACTGCGGTACTCAATCCGATCCCGCCCATCGGCGAAATAGCGCGCGAGTTCGATGCACTCCTCCTTGTCGACTCGGTATCGGGAGTCGGGGGCGCCGTGATCGATATGGACAATGCCGGCGCGGATGTAGTTGCGGGGGCATCGCAGAAGTGTTTGGAACTCCCGCCGGGACTCGCTCCCGTGGCGGTTGGCCAAAGAGCGTGGAACTATATGAAAGCCCAAAAAAACCGCCGTGTACCCTATATTCTTGATCTCATGTGGTGGAAAAAGGCATTCGTCGAGATGCACGATTACCATCCCCAGCTTCAGACCGGGGCGACAACCATGCTCTATGCGCTCGACTGGATTGTCGACCGGATTATCGGGGAAGGCCTTGAAAACCGTCAGGAGCGTTTCCGCGCCGCCGGTAAACGCCTCATTGAAGGATTTGCTGAATTCGGTTTCAATCCGGGTGCCAACCCTGCATGTGCCTCCCCGGTCGTTACGGAATTTATCATGCCGGACGGTAATCCGAGCAGCGAGCTTCGCGGTTTTTATCTCGCCCGGTATAACACGATGGTCGGAAACGGGGAAAGAACCGACTCATCGGGGAATCCGATATCGTTCAGAATCGCCCATTTCGGCCGTGCGGCAGAACACGAACGAATCGATCATATGATAGCGATAACCGGTGAATTTATGAGAGAGCGGTTGTGTAAAAGATAGACATGACACATTCAGTGGAACGACGGAGGAACCACCAGTGATATATGATGATGCGAAGGAGAAACAGCCGGGAAAAACCGGAACCGTTCTTTCGATATGGATATCCCTTGTAATCCTTGCCGTCCTGTCAGGCTGTTCCGGAAGCGGGAACAAGGGGGATGGTTCAACCGGTCGGCCGGAGCTTTATGCACGGCAGCCGCACATGCAGTCACGGTGGGCAAGTTTCGAGAATCCCACAGCTGAAAAGGGAAAAGCGGGGCTGGAAAACAAGGGCGCCAAGGGACATGCATTCGACAGTATCGCGCCGGGAGAAACGAAGGTTCTTCTCGATGTTCGCGGAGCGGGTATCGTAAACCGCATCTGGATGACCATGAATCCGAGAAGCCCGGAGCTTCTCAGGTCGCTGCGCATCGAAATGTTCTGGGACGATGCCCCGACTCCGGCGGTTTCGGCGCCTCTCGGTGATTTCTTCTGTCATATACTCGGCCGTGGCGTTTCTGTCGACAACGAGCTCTTTTCAAATCCCAATGGCAACGCTTTCAACTGCTATATCCCGATGCCGTTTAAAAAAGCGGCGCGCATCGTTGTGGTCAACGATTCCGAAACGACTTTCATCCAGTTCTATTACGATGTGGACATCAATCTCACCGACCGTCCCGACGAGAATGCGCTCTATTTCCATGCATACTGGCGCCGTGAACGATGGACAAAGCTCGGTGAGGACTATGAAATTCTTCCGCCGGTAAAGGGAGAGGGACGGTATCTCGGCGCACATGTCGGTGTCATCACAAGGCCCGACAACATTGGTTGGTGGGGTGAAGGAGGCCTGAAAATCTACCTTGACGGCGACAGTGAGCATCCCACCATGATGGGAACGGGCACCGAGGATTATATGGGCGCCGCATGGGGAATGCCGGTATTCAAAAGCCGTTACCAGGGCTGCCTGATCACCGATAACGAACATGGTTTCCATGCGTTCTACCGGTACCATATCCCCGATCCCGTCTATTTCCATCAGGACTGCCGTGTCACCATGCAGCAGATCGGCTGCACACACCGTGAAACAGCGCTCTCACTCATGGAAAAAGGGGTGCCCTTCAAGGCGCATTCGATCTTTTATGTCGGGAAAGCGGGAACGAAATTCGTGCGTCTGCTCGATATGGATCCCGTGCCGGACATAAAGGATATCACCATGCCCGAGGGTTACGACCAGGAGTACATCTTTTATTACCGGACGGACGACTGGTCATCGGTCGTCTTCTTCTACCTCGATTCTCCGGAAAACGGCCTGCCCCCGATGGCGGGACGGGATGACCGTACAACGGGCATCGAAGGGAGCATACCCCTTCAGTAGACGTATACCGGTAAAACATTTCCCTCAATAAGTTCCTGCATGCATATGATATTCCAAAAAAATGTAGGGTCGTCAATATATTTGTCTTATTTTGGAAGAAAATCCCCCTGTAATAAGACGTATCACCGTATATGAAAGGAAACGATATGTCTCTCTCACTGAAACGCCGCCATTTCTTCGGCTCCCTGTTCGCCGGCGGGCTTGGAGCGGTTATGAGCAGAATGCCGGGCGATGGTAATGCCCATGCCACTGAGGCGGAAACCCGCCCGTTCTGGGAACAATACTATACCGGGGCAATGAATATCCTCACCGGTCTGTACGACACACAGACGGAAATTATCGAACGTGAAATGAAAACCGCCCTCGAACGTACCAAAAAAGGCGGTACAATCTACTCGCAGATTACCTCCGGGCACTTTCCCATACCCGAGACAGCCCTCGACCGTACCGGTCAGCCCGGCGTATTCGCTTTCCTCGAACGCGGCGCTAAGGACGAGGATTATACAAAGCTCGGCCCGAACGACATGATCATCACCAATACGATCAACCTCGGGAATATCGCGGCAATGAAACGAGGAATCCGTGTCGTCGGTGTGACGGTTAATTATTATCCCTTCGCGCAGACACCGCCTGAAGAGGGTTACCAGATAGAATACGAAGGGAAAATCCTCCGCATCGAGGACACTGTCAACGCCATGATCGACAGCCAGGTACCGTGGTATAACGGCCTTGTCCGCACTCCACGGAATCCCGATTTTGCCATTATTCCCGGCGGCGGGCTTGCACAGGCGGCAGTGTACTGGACGGCCGCGGCAGAGCTGGCGGGACTCAAGGCTGATAAGGGGAAAAATCCCGAAAGCGGCGGCTGGGCACGCTTCTACCTACAGACCTGCATCGAGCGGGCGGCCATGGTCGGCGCTGACCGTCCCAAATTCGCCGCTGTCGGAAGCCATCTGGCGGACCTTGTTGTCCGCGGTGGGAAATGGTGGGTGTTCGGCGCAAACAAGGCGCTTGTCACCGACGCAAGCAGTGTCGCGAACGGCCCCATGGTCACACGTCCCTATACCGCATCTGCGGTGAAAAGCGGGGATATCGTCCTCATCGGCGCCTACACCTCGAACCATCCCGAAGAGCTGGCAGTCGCCCGTGAAAGCCGCAGCAAGGGCGCGTATGTCATCGCCATATGCCCGTTCTCCACGGACGGTGATTCATCGGGGGAAAGGCTCTACAAAGAGGCCGATGTCGCATTCAACAGCTATTCGCCGGAAAGCTGGGGCGTCGTCCCGGTCAAGGGTCTCGACCGCAGGGTGTGCCCGACCACAGGTGTGATGGGCGATCTCATCATGTGGCTCATCGTTGCCGAGTGGACGGATGTCATGGCACAGAGAGGCCCGTTCCCTTACTTCTGGAAGGGATTCTTCATGAAAAACGGCCAAGGGTACAACAACAGCATACGACCGTACTTTACAGTCCGCGGCTGGTAAAAAACAGGTCGTGCGGACTTTTCGGCTACCATGGATGAAGCTGATGGTGCGTATTGATAAATATGCTTTCAATTTCATACTCCACTGTCACATTTTCATGCAACAAACGGGCTTCAGGGAAGTATAACAGGGTATATGCCATTTTTTTCCATGATTTCACGGATTATGCGGCGCTCTGTAGCCTGAAATATTCCGCACCCATATATACTTTATTCCGGCCTTTATTGAACCAGCTATGGAGGATTCCGTTGTGCCGAATAGAAGAGATTTCCTGAAAACCGCAGCGCTCTGTGCGCTGGGAAGCAGTTTACCGTTTCAGGTCAGTGCGTCGCGTCGTCAGGCATCCGGGTATTTTTCGCTCCACCCGTTTATCGAAAATCATCCCGAAGCAGTATTCATCATGCCCACGCGCATCGATAACAAGATGAACGCCGCGGCGAAACTGGATGCCGGGCTCGCCTTCGGCAGGAGCGTGTTCGTTCCCGGCGACAAAACCGGTATTCCGGTCACCGCATCGATACCGGTGAAGATGAACCTGAAGACAACCGGCGCCGACCAGTTTCCGCTCGAGGATATCATCGGCACGATTGCCGATCCTTTTTTCGGCGAGGGCGTTTTCGAGGCGCTCAAGGAGCTCGGAATATCGGGAAGCCAGATTCACCTTCGCGAGAATCCCCGGGGCACGTCGTTCGGCCCCTATGGCATTCCCGACATGGCCGCGCGCGCGGGAATAGACTTCAGGGAGAATATCGAGGGAGAAGTCGGCAACGGTCTGGAGCCGGGGAGGGATTACAACTGGATCGATGTCCCCGATGGCGTCTTTTTCAGAAAAATCCCCCAGCTCGAGCCCATAAACACCCCCGGAAGCAGGCTGCTCAACATATCGAAATTCAAGACGCACGGTATGGGGATGACCCTGTGCAGCAAGAATCTCCAGGG harbors:
- a CDS encoding MFS transporter, which gives rise to MVSHGSMKEYFKYDIFAFMFGFGGSVNGSMTYYLGIPVAYLTYIGASVTQIGSLTAILWAGFSIPQLWAAYATETKPIKKRFMASAIILSGLTWLIIGMHILFFGGRMPVFSVWLFLILFAWAVSLVGMFMPANFSLIYKITPTERLGHLIGILFAVQFLGTFVGGFAINYINNTFNEPVNYAVLFLLTFVISTGIAFLLLRINEPESEQIKAEPSFGVYLGKCLTVLKTDRLFTKFLVAKWLMSGHYVMMAFILVYLIRERGFDPLDAGWFSSLYALGLALAGFTITKISDMYGPRYMLVTSQVIAVIYTAMIWLAPSGSTVLVFAAFIITGISEMSDNVGYTNMCLFCCPSEDKSTYVAVTNVGVIPFMVILPIAMGWLIDRGILSYGNMFALAMGMMIAAIVYILAVVRNPQGYTDMKAAAADTRK
- a CDS encoding amidohydrolase family protein; this encodes MIYDVHTHFWQPHELGPQVEADAIRAGGVSIDHGMTSESHLEATKAADKCIVFGLRAKKTGYNIPNDSVKAQVDKAPERLVFFTSVDPSENNFMEELERTHQDMGAKGIKLGPIYQGVHPLDERYRRIYAYAQRHGLPILTHMATTFASGVPLEYANPVHMSQVAIDYPELNIILAHMGHPWIGETVAAIRKEPNLYADISALYYRPWQFYNALMLLVEYGTWKKVFFGSDYPCASVADSIKGLLNANHIVEKTGLPKISREILESILNRDAFTILGIE
- a CDS encoding DUF2961 domain-containing protein; translation: MIYDDAKEKQPGKTGTVLSIWISLVILAVLSGCSGSGNKGDGSTGRPELYARQPHMQSRWASFENPTAEKGKAGLENKGAKGHAFDSIAPGETKVLLDVRGAGIVNRIWMTMNPRSPELLRSLRIEMFWDDAPTPAVSAPLGDFFCHILGRGVSVDNELFSNPNGNAFNCYIPMPFKKAARIVVVNDSETTFIQFYYDVDINLTDRPDENALYFHAYWRRERWTKLGEDYEILPPVKGEGRYLGAHVGVITRPDNIGWWGEGGLKIYLDGDSEHPTMMGTGTEDYMGAAWGMPVFKSRYQGCLITDNEHGFHAFYRYHIPDPVYFHQDCRVTMQQIGCTHRETALSLMEKGVPFKAHSIFYVGKAGTKFVRLLDMDPVPDIKDITMPEGYDQEYIFYYRTDDWSSVVFFYLDSPENGLPPMAGRDDRTTGIEGSIPLQ
- a CDS encoding aminotransferase class V-fold PLP-dependent enzyme, coding for MAETMNKPLLMIPGPIDPPDEVLRRCGLPVFPHYEGDFPAFFDRLVTKMKTVFGLEDGDVFIPCGSGTTAVNMMLASLCTPDDSVLLMHNGSFGSYAERNLTSLAIPYACVYGPWGHVVDPDDVRREMKRNHHNIIYLTHNESSTAVLNPIPPIGEIAREFDALLLVDSVSGVGGAVIDMDNAGADVVAGASQKCLELPPGLAPVAVGQRAWNYMKAQKNRRVPYILDLMWWKKAFVEMHDYHPQLQTGATTMLYALDWIVDRIIGEGLENRQERFRAAGKRLIEGFAEFGFNPGANPACASPVVTEFIMPDGNPSSELRGFYLARYNTMVGNGERTDSSGNPISFRIAHFGRAAEHERIDHMIAITGEFMRERLCKR
- a CDS encoding T9SS type A sorting domain-containing protein; the encoded protein is MKRALIVIGILILLVTEVSGVNFSPTVMKLSAPSVILYQFDGSELKIPVTVNGAPASAVMLVYTSDQGASVNKVRNGYLGWHYVNKIDTCVFASQPRQFGLGSNTITWNGKDSDGKYVPMGNYTYYIWAYDNVSAKIPMSRQIEMYAWAKNTIVTQDQDGKALNNPIVYQGQHDNNSSTDETKHNNIKWVVGNDPGDKGLIETCTSSEWNDAGGLAFLPGNYNFFFKCSENNKSMKVIRKWEWIPNGEAILQTAWGDQGEFRYSETMPPGWDSGPGIIIKDDFMITVNGDESGAGVESEVIYVDLADGTEIKRLDISEWYISIEDAEAGGQSNAGPNGWQIRGNKVVTNAFCSCMNLMFDILYEDEGDAVLWANDNGDYTGDHNFEADSAKPWVCNDYNVGPYKYNIAMDENLFSVFPSFDLGAVSFGLFAPDGTGLGYHAFASETAGYKSGIEVIDYGSSYDGYYTSNYSSDTDQFGWFFVGHDSIKGIITVAVSVDENTPAGFSVAQNTPNPFNPSTTISFTIPETGNVKIDVYNAAGQKVDTITQGYMTAGSHSVVWNASDFSAGVYFGTVTYGNLSQTVKMILVK